A single window of Granulicella mallensis MP5ACTX8 DNA harbors:
- a CDS encoding response regulator, with amino-acid sequence MEIHSPALAGFYDMRMVGLSIVIAVLAAYAALDLAGRITAARGWVRLTWLCGGSIAFGIGIWSMHFIGMEAFHLPVQVNYYLPTVLLSMLAAILASFGALAVVSRATMGTLRALGGAVFMGCGIAAMHYIGMAAMRLPAMCVYSYGIVLLSVVLAIAISFIALLFAFKFRKDASTWNWRRFGSAILLGLAIPIMHYVGMAAVSFHLMPGKDSNLVNVVRASDLNTAGIVIITLALLGIVILTSVLDRRYSLQAVQLELSEQRYRMIEAEAAGRERVRAAEASSQAKSEFLANMSHEIRTPLNGIIGMTDLALETELTQEQRDYLETVKLSGDALLNVINDILDFSKIEAGKIELEEIDFNLCNCIEGTLKTLALRADEKGLELLCDVSPHIAEVVSGDPGRLRQILLNVIGNAIKFTSKGEISLKVKSDLIEEKKSILHFIITDTGIGIAPEKLTTIFDSFNQADTSTTREFGGTGLGLTISRCLVEMMGGKLWVESEVGVGSQFHFTIPMKYVDTPIEVDHIVQDKALNGVKVLIVDDNRTNRRILEGLLTRWGMVPTVVSGGEEALAKLHAAVQSGVPYDLVLTDMQMPNMDGFGLVENIKQKADISTATIMMLTSGSKRGDTARCAELGIAAYLLKPVRQVELRQAILRVLQAKEQHGEEGNMVTQSTLREELSSAKVLNILLAEDNAINQKLAKRLLEKRGHKVSVAENGKEALAALEKSSFDLVLMDVQMPEMDGLEATRTLREREKLTGFHCPVVAMTALAMKGDQERCLEAGMDGYLSKPISSQALDAMLEGYTASIAPLSTQSESESADTSINTEELMARIDGDQVLLGELTEIFSKDYPQQIQIAHAALVTGDSNAIRRVGHALKGAMANLAAPNASRLAETMEAMGNSGDLSLLHSTLTELQRELQKVEIRLQELCTEPVQ; translated from the coding sequence ATGGAGATACACAGTCCTGCTCTAGCTGGTTTCTACGACATGCGCATGGTTGGCTTGTCAATAGTTATTGCCGTCCTTGCTGCGTACGCAGCTTTAGATCTCGCCGGTCGTATCACCGCAGCTCGTGGGTGGGTTCGGCTGACTTGGTTGTGTGGTGGATCCATTGCGTTTGGCATTGGGATCTGGTCCATGCACTTCATCGGCATGGAGGCGTTTCATCTACCGGTACAAGTGAATTACTACCTGCCTACAGTCCTGCTCTCGATGCTTGCAGCGATTTTGGCTTCATTCGGCGCTCTTGCGGTAGTGAGCAGGGCAACTATGGGGACCTTGCGTGCTTTGGGTGGGGCCGTCTTCATGGGGTGCGGAATCGCAGCCATGCACTACATCGGTATGGCTGCGATGCGCCTACCTGCGATGTGTGTTTACTCTTACGGAATCGTTCTGCTATCGGTCGTTCTGGCAATTGCTATCTCATTCATTGCTTTACTGTTTGCCTTCAAATTTCGGAAAGACGCTTCAACCTGGAACTGGCGCCGATTCGGAAGCGCGATTTTACTCGGGTTGGCTATTCCAATCATGCACTATGTCGGAATGGCCGCCGTTAGTTTTCACCTCATGCCAGGAAAAGACTCCAACCTGGTGAATGTAGTTAGAGCGAGTGATCTTAACACCGCCGGAATTGTAATTATTACCCTGGCCCTACTCGGCATTGTCATCTTGACCTCTGTACTGGATCGCCGTTATTCCCTGCAGGCTGTACAACTTGAATTAAGCGAACAGCGTTACCGCATGATCGAAGCCGAAGCTGCGGGACGAGAGAGAGTCAGGGCTGCCGAGGCCAGCAGCCAGGCGAAAAGCGAATTTCTCGCGAATATGAGCCACGAAATTCGCACTCCCCTTAATGGAATTATCGGAATGACCGATTTGGCTCTTGAGACGGAGCTAACTCAAGAGCAGAGAGATTATCTGGAAACGGTTAAGCTTTCAGGCGATGCATTGCTCAATGTAATCAATGACATCCTCGATTTTTCAAAGATTGAAGCCGGAAAGATCGAGTTGGAAGAGATTGACTTCAACCTCTGCAACTGTATTGAGGGGACGCTCAAGACCCTTGCTTTGCGAGCGGATGAAAAAGGTCTCGAACTTTTATGCGACGTCTCTCCGCATATTGCGGAGGTGGTGTCCGGCGATCCGGGACGGCTGCGGCAAATCCTTCTTAATGTGATCGGAAACGCTATCAAATTTACAAGCAAGGGAGAAATTTCGCTCAAAGTAAAATCCGACCTTATCGAAGAGAAAAAATCCATCCTTCATTTCATCATTACCGATACCGGGATAGGTATCGCTCCTGAAAAACTGACGACGATCTTCGATTCGTTTAATCAAGCGGATACATCGACAACACGTGAATTTGGAGGCACTGGTCTTGGACTCACAATATCCAGATGCCTTGTCGAGATGATGGGGGGCAAGCTCTGGGTTGAAAGCGAAGTTGGCGTCGGTTCGCAGTTTCACTTCACCATTCCTATGAAATATGTCGATACACCCATCGAAGTCGACCACATTGTTCAGGACAAGGCTCTGAATGGAGTGAAAGTCTTGATCGTTGACGATAACCGGACGAATCGGCGCATCCTGGAAGGACTTTTGACACGGTGGGGTATGGTTCCGACTGTTGTTTCTGGTGGTGAAGAGGCGTTAGCTAAGCTGCATGCTGCAGTTCAGTCTGGAGTTCCGTACGATCTGGTTCTAACCGACATGCAAATGCCTAATATGGATGGGTTCGGTCTTGTTGAAAATATAAAGCAGAAAGCCGACATTTCGACTGCAACCATCATGATGCTGACCTCAGGTAGTAAGCGTGGTGACACGGCGCGATGTGCCGAGTTAGGCATCGCAGCCTACTTGCTGAAGCCGGTGCGTCAAGTCGAGCTGCGGCAGGCGATCTTACGCGTGCTCCAGGCGAAGGAGCAGCACGGGGAAGAAGGTAATATGGTGACCCAATCCACCTTGCGTGAGGAACTAAGTTCCGCAAAGGTTTTGAACATTCTCCTCGCGGAGGACAATGCCATCAATCAAAAGCTTGCGAAGCGCCTTTTAGAAAAACGCGGTCATAAGGTTTCGGTGGCGGAGAATGGAAAAGAGGCACTCGCCGCGCTCGAAAAATCTTCGTTTGATTTGGTCCTGATGGATGTTCAAATGCCGGAGATGGATGGCCTCGAAGCCACGAGGACACTTCGTGAACGAGAGAAGCTCACTGGATTCCATTGCCCTGTTGTCGCAATGACTGCATTAGCAATGAAAGGCGATCAAGAACGTTGCCTGGAAGCAGGTATGGATGGTTATCTCTCTAAGCCGATCAGTTCTCAGGCACTTGATGCGATGCTCGAAGGCTATACGGCCTCAATCGCTCCTCTATCTACGCAATCGGAATCTGAATCTGCTGACACCTCTATCAATACTGAAGAACTGATGGCGAGAATCGATGGCGATCAGGTGCTCCTTGGAGAATTGACAGAGATCTTTAGTAAGGATTACCCCCAGCAAATTCAAATTGCGCACGCAGCTCTAGTGACAGGAGATAGCAACGCAATCCGCCGGGTAGGGCATGCACTCAAGGGAGCTATGGCGAACCTTGCTGCGCCAAACGCCAGCAGGCTGGCCGAAACGATGGAAGCGATGGGTAACTCAGGGGATCTGTCGCTTCTGCATTCAACTTTGACAGAACTCCAGAGGGAGT